TCAACTGTTTCGATAACGTTGATTCATAATTTTTGGTTTCCTTGATGTCACAGTTTAATTCGAAGTCTATAGCTCTAATACATAAGTGTAAGAGAAAGGTCACCTGAAACTGGACAGGTTTTGTAACATTTCACTGGTTCGCCTTGAAATATAAACAGCAGTCATTGCTGTATTTGTCATCTGTTGCACCTTGACAAAATGGTTTCCTTCAGTAGCGACAATAGTCTTTCCAAAAAGTGCACCTCGTAGTaaaaaactggaggacgcttaagcatcgcctttaatagtaaaacgcgatagcgttttggggacccgttcgcatcgcaacgcgcggctgtaggtctggtagaaatgctggaaaaggggtttgtgtttgagtttcctcgtagctgaattaggttttctcgtacattcaaattacaatccacgCCGATTGAtaaacaatccgacgccgaatccgaGGCCGAGtggtaaagtcatactttaccattttcctgacggatttcactgtgagacagacagacagacagacagacagacagacagacaagaaactttattttgtccgaaGGCACTACTTTGttgtagtcgcgggccgcacctgcaccgggggcggaagaccgtgatcttcagccctttcgcaggccctttggacagcccgaagctggacttgaaggtcgtcgctcttgacggcttcttcccagtcttcttgcctgttgaaaggcgagtggtgcaatgctgaacattgccacagcatgtgattaaaggtggatctttcctcgccgcagtcggggcagcggggatccacatccggagcgtagtggctcagcctgcATCAAGAGCCTGgatcactgtgagaaattcaatttttgttcaccaaaaccttgcaccacgtggagggcctgcgcggtcggagttGTTGGGGATGAtcttctccgccacccgcatcgcacgccgacgccggttggcgacgccggattgtctgcgacacggggcccttaacgctatcgcgttaaaaacagATCACTTGAAAAGGTCAAGCTGCAAGGAAGCATGCCGCTATCGTGCAAGGCCGTCGAAAGCGAATTAGTAAACAGTATAGACCTGAACATTAAGGCAGCAATGACTGTTTCCTGTTACCTTCAATGTCACGTGACGTTACATAATGTGCGTTAGCGAAATTATTAGGCTTTCCGATATATTCAGCTAATTGACGTGACTATAGTCTGATTAGTCACATAAGGTTGCAGGGCGTATGGGGGGATTTCAGGTGGTTTtcattttactgcgacagcagttcaAAGCTCCGAACAGGGTTTGCTATGTCCGTCTCGTTACGCCGTTGTCGTAATCGTCAGGCCACGTTCTCATCCTCACCTTTACCGTCGTCTTATGGCGAATGAAAACAAAACTTTGCTCACCACCACAGGATCGAACTCAGGCTCCGGCGGCAACGTGCAGCTAACAGCCGGGCGCGCTAACTACTACGCCACtgccctgaattttttttaatcaccTGCTTATTTTCAGCCAACTGCACCACCGCACGGATTTGACGCTCGGAAATTTGTGTGCGCTCTTTTGTGCACCACGCAGGCACTGAGAGTGGTGGCCTCTCTGCACGTATTTCGGGGAACACATGAGGTAATACAAGTAGCAAACGGAGACGACGTTGTGTGCATCGCAAAGAAATtgataattacttgtttagcgcaaaaacaacggacacgtgaaagacgacaggacaaggcacTCTCGAAAGAAATTGCTCTCGAGAAGATTGCGGTGACCAATGTGAGAGCCTGCTGCTTTCGCGTGTTTATAGCCGAAAGAATCGCCGATATACGtcgatttttttttatgaaaTAGCACGCTTAAACAAATCTTAAATGAAACAAAGCAAAACGTATGCTGTATTAAACGTGAGTTACGTTATTCTCCCGAAAAAAAAAGGGTTCGTAATCATGAAAAACCTTCCGTTTCGCCTCCGCGACCTCGCGCTGGTCGCATAAAAACGCGCCAATACTTTTTTTCTTATCGAGGTCCTTCGAGCATCGTTTCCAGGAGTTTGAGTAAAGCTCACCTTCGACTACTGGCCTTCGTGCGGCTGGGACAAAGTGGGcttatgtgtatatatatattttttattcgaAAGGTTGCTATGAGGCAAAATACTCAAGAGGACGTTACACGTATCCGAACAAGCTTGTTTTATGGATGAAGTTCAGCAAGGACCGGATATACAGTCAAGTTTTGCTTAGGAAGCGGGCAGGAAATGGCGCCATCCCCGGCGCGTGATGACCTTGATGGTCGTTTTCAGGAACTTTCTTATACTCGATGACGCCCTGTAATGAATCATGTACCGTGCACGGCGAACTTGTAATTAGCAAATAGCTTCTAATAGAAACCAGGTCAGCCTAAGCTCGCATACATTGCGATTAGTACCCCTGTGCTGCTACTGTGAGCTTGTTTAAGTTCTGAGCGTTTCCAGAGTGGAAACACATCTGATCATTTGAGTTTAGCGTTAGGGAATCTCACACTACTCGATAGTTTATTCTCGTTATTTGAGTATAGCGCAGCGTCTTGTTCGCGTAGCCTTGGTAGTGAAGTTCCCCTTTTCTACTACGAATCAGCGCTTCTATGCATAATGGTCCACCGACTATATATCCTTCGGTGGAACATGTGCTCTCAAGTTACGTTTGTTCCTTCGTAGCACTCGCTTCTTGATCATTCCGAATGCTGTTGCTGCATGCTTCTTGTATAATTATTATGCATAAATAAATCCCTGCCAGTATACTTTTACGACAGGAACCCTTTCGGCATTCAGCCTTGTGATCTTACTCTGTATGTCTCCAAGAAAATGTTTGCGTATAGCTCATGAGCGAGAAGAATACGGGGATCCGTGGGGCTCAATGTTTGGTTAGTCCACTAATAGGCCAGAAGTTGGCCAGTAATAGGCAGTTGTAATATGCGAGTAATCCCATCTGTTTTCTGTAACCTTGTTTACCGAAATTAATAAAGGTTCTACAGGGAAGCCGCATGATTCCTTTACAAAATGTAtacgaaaaaaaatgtgtttcAATAAAAATGTCATGTTATGTAATGTTATGTTATGCCATGCTATGTCAGGTTATGTTATGTCATATTATGAACGCAATTGGAAGGTGTTTAGCTTATCTGTATTGTCAGGTGAAACTGGTCAGACCGCACTTAGAAAACGAATGCAGGTGACACGGTAACCACGAGCGTTGGCCATAGTGATGTAAGCGCTGTCATTGGCTAATGGGCAAAGCGCGTACTTACGCACTGATCATGCGTCGTGCAGCTCTCTGCCTGCAGCTGCTGCTGTCCTTCTCGGCCGTCAGCAACACGAGCACCCTGCTGGATCTCTCCAGCAAGGAAACGGACGCTCATCGGCTGCGCTGCTTGCACGGAATCCGGGTCATCTCGTACCTCTGGGTCACGTTGTGCCACAACTATGCCATCATGGACCCTCACGTCATGTGTGAGTGTACACATGCCATGCACCAAGCGGTGTCATTTCTTCGCTTCTTTGTTTCCCTCGCGTCCGCAAACAATGACGCTTGCGATTCCAGCGACACTTGCCAAGCCGCTTTGCGCCCTGTGCGTCCTGTGAACGCATAGCTGTTTTTGATATGCTCTGACGTGCGTCATTGCATGATTCTAAGGCTGGGCTTACACATAATTTTCGGGGGGCGCGAGAGTTTTGCGGGCAGCTCTATATAAACCAGAATGATAGTTTCTGTTTGTTGCAGTCCGGGGAATGAAAGCGCTAGACATCATGGATGGATTTGGTTTCACGGTCGTCATTAACGGAATGCTCTCCGTCGAGACATTCTTTATCATGAGGTGAGAAAGCGGTGGAACAAATTGTGTTGTGTGTGACACTTAGCACCAAGTGCAGTACTTGTGCTTATACGTGTTTACGCTGCGTGTTAAATTGCTCTGCCTTCTTTCCTATTTGTATCAATgtagaggagagaaaaaaaaagtgatttcaaATGACACTTCGTTTATTCCATCTATGCGGAAATGTTGCTATTTGTAATATCGCTAATTCATCTCTAGTTTCATGAGTATCGATCGCCAAACGTATCTCTAAGTTTTCGCTATATAAAGTTCTCCATCTATGTATGGCGAGATAAGTTTTCCACGCATGTAAACCTGCAaacgcaacaacaacaaaacatttGTTGAGCGCAAGACAGACTGAGTGCGAAAGTGTCCTATAGGTTTTCGGATGCCGTAAAATTTACACTTTTTCTAACTTTTTTCAGTGGCTTCTTGGTTGCTTTTGGCATCTTGAGCGAAGTCAAAAGGAAGAAGTCCATTTGGTTTCTCCTTCCGGTGACAGCAGTGATGCGATACATTAGGTAGGTAAGCTCTTCGAACGAATTATGTCTTCTAAGCATGTGGTTGGCAACGTTGCGTCCATACTGTAGTGTTAGTTGGTTAGTAGTAGATTTTTATGGTGCAAGCGGGTTGAAAAATTGTAGTGTTTAATGTCCCCGAAACTCCGCAGTGGGTTATgggggacgccgtagtggagggctccagattaattttgaccgcctcgggttctttaacgtgcacccaatgtgcAGTACACGGACGTGATTGCGTTtcacccccatcggaatgcggccgccgcagccgggattcgatcccgcgccctcgggcttagtagcgcgaTGCCTTAGCCTCtataagccaccacggtgggttaaTGTCAAATACAATGACTCTTAATTGCTGCACAGTCATGCAAAACGTGCCAGCGTCAAATTAGTGAAtcgcagaagaaaaagaaaagcaagctcGACGGGAAAAATTACCCTCCGAAAAAAGCTAATGAAATTTCGCCAGAATCTGTATactcaagggaaaaaaaaaaaaaaacgccaattTTTCTTTCGGTGAAACTAAACACCTACAGAAGTACGCCCAAATTTCGGGTAAATAAAAATCGAAAACGCTGAATCCTGGTATGTAAAATGATAGCAAAAAGTGGTGTTCTCGTGTGAAATCTTGAACAATATGGTAATAAATGAAAAACAAGCGAAGAACAAACTGTAGTGAATAATTCTTTTTTAATGCAAACTCGTGACCTGCAAATGTTCTCACAACTTTCGGGGACGCTTATGTGTACCAAGCCTCGAGAGCCAAAGGCGAATTCCACGCTGAGTAGAGCGCTTTCGAGTACAGGCTCACGGTGCCTGGCGCGTTCCTGGTGGGCGTGTTCTTCCTCTACCCTCTGCTGGTGTCGGGGCCCCTGGTGGACGACGTGGTTCAGTACCTCGTCAACGACGTCTGCCGCCGCAACTGGTGGCACGTGCTGGTGCACGTGTCCAACCTGCGCAACCCTCTCGACGTGGTACGTGTTACCCGCCTGCACTCTCCAGCACAAGTTTAGCTTCGGCACACGGGACAACTGCCAGTGTACTCAAAAGGGGAAAGATATACTCTTGTGCCCTGTGTACCTTGCATAAAGAGACACTTCGTGAAACTTAGAATGTTGGACACTTAGAATGTTTAAGTGTTCTTTTTAATCTCCATTCGCTTTTATTTGGTGGACGTGGTTGATTACTAGCGGAGAAAATAAAGAGCGAGCTTTCACTTTTTTCATTTTCGCGCACAAACCGCTGCGTTAGTGTGGGAGTAGGACGTCACGAACTTCAAAAAACTTTATTCTACTCGGACCGTTTATTACCCAGAGAAAATTCCTAAAATTTATTACTCTGGGAATCTGATGTGTTCGCAATGCAATGTGATTTTTCTTTGGTGACAAACAATTAACCATTTCAGAGCAAACGCTGCGCACATCTATGACGTCACAAGGAGCTTTTGTGGAACCTTCGAAGTGGCGTCGCcacccattttcttttttttttctttctttttttttcaaacttccaCTCACGGTATAAGAGTTCGGACCAGCAGCAGCACGGCCAGCGTCCGGGCGGCTGTGCTTGCACAAATAAAAGGCACTGATGTTTGCACGTACTTCATTTGTTTGCACGCAGTATAGCTTGCCGATTTCCACGTGCCCTTCTTACAATCTAACTTTGCGCTGACGGATTTTTCTTTACCTTGTGTCGCGATATGTTTCCTTTCTTATAGACTCTTATATGTACTTTTATTTCATAACGCAGGCGCGAAATGTGTATCATATCAATATATTGGCAAGCTTTTCACTAATAGCAATAGCCATACACGCTtcgaagaagggaaaaaaaacacATTTGTGGCTGAAAGGGCGCGTAGCTTCTCTGTTTTGATGGCGTTATGCGGTATGTGTGTGCGCGGAGTACTGACGTGTGGGCCCGCCTCTTTTCATTCGCTGACATCGTTGTGTTCAGCAAAACAAGAAAGCTGACTTGTGCGCGCAGGTCTAATATGCTCCGCCATGGGTCATGTCACGCTATTTAATAAGCCGGTTCTCGTCAGATCACGGAAGCCAAGCAGCGTCGTGCTTGAACCACGCTTGGTATAGGGAGCTCgaccagctgagagcgccgagTGCCGGTTGCTCCTCGTCATCCTCGCAAAAGTTGAATGATCCGCCTCGAGCGAGACCGTTACGGCGTCCACGGTAGATGTCTCCTTATTTATTTACGTGTATTTTGCTTCACATCCAGTGGGTTCGAAGAGTGCAAGGTATACTAGtgcgtgaaaaaaaatgaaaaaaaaaataaggttgtggcATTTTAACATGAGTGAGGGTCTGTACAATGGTTctaagctgggcgagttggtttacTTTCAACATGACCAGCAGCGCAGATGACGTTATAGGTGAACTAGCAATTAAGGCAGATGCGCTGTCCTGTTCAGCGCATCTGTCGTCTACTTGTCCCCT
The DNA window shown above is from Dermacentor silvarum isolate Dsil-2018 chromosome 1, BIME_Dsil_1.4, whole genome shotgun sequence and carries:
- the LOC119434038 gene encoding uncharacterized protein LOC119434038 produces the protein MDGFGFTVVINGMLSVETFFIMRLTVPGAFLVGVFFLYPLLVSGPLVDDVVQYLVNDVCRRNWWHVLVHVSNLRNPLDVCLPTLWYIACDYQLFLATLLFVFLLAKKPMAGVICLVAVALGACAAVGVQHYVNAFEPLPYTYISDLE